From the genome of Thiohalorhabdus sp. Cl-TMA, one region includes:
- a CDS encoding EAL and HDOD domain-containing protein gives MASIFLSRFPLLDRDQKLVGYELQPRSLQAESGGDGRRPDVQVLTEAMGREELPALGGGMPLLVPVTSEMLPRRTSLGLDPWAHLLEVSAEDLVDSGIQGTLDEWRREGGRVAVELGDPLRDPERVGRRVDMYRIDVSRCGDLNTLSEWLAPLKAAEVPLVAIGVHDRGAFDICRDLGCVRFEGQFFAQPVDVTREALPEETTVLFRLFNQLGRRAEIKEVAETFSENPEISERLLHFINSGAFHIPKEVENVRQAMVMLGQKGLQKWVALLLYSGNITAGLRQPLLEESIVRGRSMELVARAGKGDEAFGDEAFIAGALSVMQPLLGRPLRQLVREMHLDREVSGALLHGRGQIGALLRAVIELRQSRSVRGPAGPEAAPFGADRLLPAEEQAVLELEELERFHGSDDPNF, from the coding sequence ATGGCTTCGATCTTCCTGTCGCGGTTTCCCCTGCTTGATAGAGACCAGAAGCTCGTGGGCTACGAGCTGCAGCCACGTTCCCTGCAGGCGGAGTCCGGCGGCGACGGGCGGCGGCCGGACGTCCAGGTTTTAACCGAGGCCATGGGTCGGGAGGAGCTCCCTGCTCTCGGCGGCGGTATGCCCCTCCTGGTCCCCGTTACCTCGGAAATGCTTCCCCGGCGCACCAGTCTGGGGCTCGATCCGTGGGCCCATCTACTGGAGGTTTCCGCGGAGGACCTCGTCGATTCGGGCATTCAGGGCACGCTGGACGAGTGGCGCCGAGAGGGCGGACGCGTCGCGGTGGAGCTGGGCGATCCGCTCCGGGATCCCGAGCGGGTGGGCCGCCGGGTGGATATGTACCGGATCGATGTCTCCCGCTGCGGGGACCTCAATACCCTGAGCGAATGGCTCGCGCCGCTGAAGGCCGCGGAGGTTCCCCTGGTGGCCATCGGGGTACACGACCGGGGGGCTTTCGACATCTGCCGGGACCTGGGCTGCGTGCGCTTCGAGGGCCAGTTCTTCGCGCAGCCGGTGGACGTGACCCGGGAGGCGCTGCCCGAGGAGACCACCGTCCTGTTCCGGCTCTTCAATCAGTTGGGGCGCCGCGCCGAAATCAAAGAGGTGGCCGAGACCTTCAGCGAGAACCCGGAAATCAGCGAGCGTCTGCTGCATTTCATCAACTCCGGTGCCTTCCATATCCCCAAGGAGGTGGAGAACGTCCGCCAGGCAATGGTGATGCTCGGCCAGAAGGGGCTCCAGAAGTGGGTGGCTCTGCTGCTGTACTCGGGGAACATAACCGCGGGGCTTCGGCAGCCGCTGCTGGAGGAGAGTATTGTCCGCGGGCGGAGCATGGAGCTGGTGGCGCGGGCGGGAAAGGGGGACGAGGCATTCGGCGACGAGGCGTTCATCGCCGGCGCGCTCTCCGTCATGCAGCCGCTGCTTGGCCGCCCGCTGCGGCAGCTGGTCCGCGAAATGCATCTGGACCGGGAGGTGTCCGGTGCCCTGCTCCACGGACGCGGACAGATCGGTGCCCTGCTCCGGGCGGTGATCGAGCTGCGCCAGTCCCGATCGGTCCGGGGGCCTGCCGGGCCCGAGGCCGCCCCCTTCGGCGCCGATCGCCTGCTGCCCGCCGAGGAGCAGGCGGTTCTGGAGCTGGAGGAGCTGGAGCGCTTCCACGGCTCCGACGATCCGAATTTCTGA
- a CDS encoding class I SAM-dependent methyltransferase, with amino-acid sequence MRRDDDSPLSLPESGGGNVAGPQSGRGTSVLGIERGLVRRLLDTLGDPPFSVILWDGHPVEPVPSDPIARVHIRDRGAFYRLLRHPDLHFGDDYAAGRIEVEGDLAELLTVVDLTRQQRHGAGGGRPGLTSRLYRARRNTLAGSRENIHHHYDLGNEFYALWLDEDMLYTCAYFEDPQMGLEAAQRAKMDHVARKLRLEPGQTVVEAGCGWGSLARHLAREFGVTVKAFNISTEQIAYAREQVRAEGLEDRVQFIQDDYRNVTGTYDAFVSVGMLEHVGTDHYRELGGVIDRVLSEGGRALVHSIGRNRPIGPMNPWIERRIFPGAYPPALSETTEIFEPYNFSIQDVENLRLHYALTLEHWLQRYNAHEEEVRRRFGEKFVRAWRLYLSGSIAAFRSGSLQLFQLVFSRPTDNELPWTRHYLYPGAGG; translated from the coding sequence ATGAGACGGGATGACGATTCACCGCTCAGTTTGCCGGAGAGCGGTGGGGGAAATGTCGCCGGACCGCAGTCCGGGCGGGGTACGAGCGTACTGGGTATTGAGCGGGGGCTGGTGCGCAGACTGCTGGATACCCTGGGAGATCCGCCCTTTTCCGTGATTCTGTGGGACGGCCATCCCGTGGAGCCCGTGCCTTCGGACCCCATCGCCCGGGTGCATATCCGCGACCGCGGCGCCTTCTATCGCCTGCTCCGGCACCCCGACCTCCATTTCGGCGACGACTACGCCGCCGGCCGCATCGAGGTGGAGGGGGATCTGGCCGAGCTCCTGACCGTGGTGGACCTGACCCGGCAGCAGCGGCACGGTGCGGGCGGCGGCCGGCCCGGTCTGACCTCCCGCCTGTACCGGGCCCGCCGAAACACCCTGGCGGGCAGCCGCGAGAACATTCACCACCACTACGACCTGGGCAACGAATTCTACGCCCTCTGGCTCGACGAGGACATGCTCTACACCTGTGCCTACTTCGAGGATCCGCAAATGGGTCTGGAAGCGGCACAGCGCGCCAAGATGGATCACGTGGCCCGCAAACTGCGCCTGGAGCCGGGGCAGACCGTGGTGGAGGCCGGCTGCGGCTGGGGCTCGCTGGCGCGGCACTTGGCCCGGGAGTTCGGGGTAACCGTCAAGGCCTTCAACATCTCCACCGAGCAGATCGCCTACGCCCGGGAGCAGGTCCGGGCCGAGGGCCTGGAGGACCGCGTCCAGTTCATCCAGGATGACTACCGCAACGTGACCGGGACCTACGACGCCTTCGTGTCCGTGGGCATGCTGGAGCACGTGGGTACCGACCACTACCGCGAGCTGGGAGGGGTGATCGACCGGGTGCTGAGCGAGGGGGGGCGGGCCCTGGTGCACTCCATCGGCCGCAACCGCCCCATCGGGCCCATGAACCCCTGGATCGAGCGGCGCATCTTCCCCGGCGCCTACCCGCCTGCCCTCTCCGAGACCACGGAGATCTTCGAGCCGTACAATTTCTCCATCCAGGATGTGGAGAACCTGCGGCTGCACTACGCCCTGACCCTGGAGCACTGGCTGCAGCGCTACAATGCCCACGAGGAGGAGGTTCGGCGGCGCTTCGGGGAGAAGTTCGTGCGGGCCTGGCGGCTCTATCTTTCCGGCTCCATCGCCGCATTCCGCTCGGGCAGCCTGCAGCTCTTCCAGCTGGTGTTCAGCCGGCCCACGGACAACGAGCTGCCCTGGACCCGGCACTACCTCTATCCCGGCGCCGGGGGATGA
- the recJ gene encoding single-stranded-DNA-specific exonuclease RecJ, whose protein sequence is MTGHRARHWTPRSRDPQAERRLVDAGTDPLLARVYAARGVHTPEQLERRASALERPDGLLGMEQAVSVLARAMERDATICMVGDFDCDGATSTALSVVALRAMGARVTYVIPDRFRFGYGLTPGIVTEAADQLAPDVLVTVDNGISSRDGVAAARERGMAVVITDHHLAPAELPHADAIVNPNQPGCPFPAKSSAGVGVIFYVMAALRAHLREGGWFTARGLEEPNLNELLDLVAVGTVADVVPLERNNRILVHQGLGRIRAGKARPGVRALVEVAGREPEQLRGADLGFVVGPRLNAAGRLEDMSLGIRCLLAADFGEARELARELDSLNQQRRSLEADMHDDAVEALADDPALAERHGICLYREDWHQGVVGLVASRIKERLHRPVIAFAPGDGGLLKGSGRSVAGIHIRDVLDRVASTHDGLLSRFGGHAMAAGLSLEPDRLAVFEEAFDNAVRELADPEALTPRLETDGELGPEELNLRKAELLESGGPWGTGFPPPLFQGRFRVQEMRVVGHNHLKMWLCPDGGDFTIEAIQFRGAPEGRIPELEAVEMAYRLEVNTFRGRRSVQLVVEECREAGRSGSADGGYAAS, encoded by the coding sequence TTGACCGGACATCGTGCCCGCCATTGGACGCCGCGCTCCCGCGACCCGCAGGCCGAACGGCGGCTCGTAGACGCCGGAACCGATCCCCTCCTGGCACGCGTGTACGCCGCGCGGGGCGTGCACACGCCCGAACAGCTCGAACGGCGGGCCAGTGCCCTGGAACGCCCGGACGGCCTGCTTGGCATGGAGCAGGCCGTCAGCGTGCTTGCCCGCGCCATGGAGCGCGACGCCACCATCTGCATGGTCGGCGATTTCGACTGCGACGGCGCCACCAGCACCGCTCTTTCCGTGGTGGCCCTGCGCGCCATGGGGGCCCGCGTTACCTATGTGATCCCCGACCGGTTCCGCTTCGGCTACGGCCTCACCCCCGGAATCGTCACCGAAGCCGCCGACCAGCTCGCTCCCGACGTCCTGGTTACGGTGGATAACGGCATCTCCAGCCGCGACGGCGTGGCCGCCGCCCGGGAACGGGGCATGGCGGTGGTGATCACCGACCACCACCTCGCCCCCGCCGAGCTTCCCCACGCCGACGCCATCGTCAATCCCAACCAGCCCGGCTGTCCCTTCCCCGCCAAATCCAGCGCCGGAGTGGGAGTGATCTTCTACGTCATGGCGGCCCTACGCGCCCACCTGCGCGAGGGAGGGTGGTTCACGGCCCGCGGCCTGGAGGAGCCCAACCTCAACGAGCTGCTGGATTTGGTGGCGGTGGGCACCGTGGCGGACGTGGTCCCCCTGGAGCGCAACAACCGAATCCTGGTGCACCAGGGCTTGGGCCGCATCCGGGCCGGTAAGGCGCGGCCGGGGGTACGGGCCCTGGTGGAGGTGGCGGGACGGGAGCCGGAACAGCTGCGGGGGGCGGATCTCGGCTTCGTGGTGGGGCCCCGGCTCAACGCCGCCGGACGCCTTGAGGACATGAGCCTCGGCATCCGCTGCCTGCTGGCGGCGGATTTCGGCGAGGCCCGCGAGCTGGCCCGGGAGCTGGACAGCCTCAACCAGCAGCGCCGCTCCCTGGAAGCCGACATGCACGACGACGCCGTGGAGGCCCTGGCGGACGACCCGGCCCTGGCGGAGCGCCATGGCATTTGCCTCTACCGCGAGGACTGGCACCAGGGCGTGGTGGGACTGGTGGCCTCGCGCATCAAGGAGCGCCTCCACCGGCCGGTGATCGCCTTCGCTCCCGGGGACGGCGGCCTACTCAAGGGCTCCGGGCGCTCGGTGGCGGGGATCCACATACGGGACGTTCTCGACCGGGTGGCCTCCACCCATGACGGTCTGCTGAGCCGGTTCGGCGGCCATGCCATGGCCGCCGGGCTGTCGCTTGAGCCCGATCGGCTGGCCGTCTTCGAGGAGGCCTTCGATAATGCCGTGCGGGAGCTCGCCGATCCGGAGGCCCTGACACCACGCCTGGAAACCGACGGTGAGCTGGGCCCCGAGGAGCTCAATCTACGCAAGGCGGAGCTGCTGGAGAGCGGCGGGCCCTGGGGCACCGGATTCCCGCCTCCCCTGTTCCAGGGACGCTTCCGGGTCCAGGAGATGCGGGTGGTGGGCCACAACCATCTAAAGATGTGGCTGTGCCCGGACGGCGGCGATTTCACCATCGAGGCCATCCAGTTCCGCGGAGCCCCCGAGGGACGTATACCCGAGCTTGAAGCCGTGGAGATGGCCTACCGGCTTGAGGTGAACACCTTCCGCGGCCGCCGCAGTGTCCAGCTGGTGGTGGAGGAATGCCGGGAGGCCGGGCGTTCCGGTTCCGCCGACGGCGGGTACGCGGCCTCCTAG
- a CDS encoding AsmA family protein: MKRVRRFLLAGLAGVAALLLVAAVAVSWLVDASAYRGDLEALASRHFGRPVEIQGVMRLDLLPWPGLEMQEVRLADAPGFGPQPLARVARIHGPIRLLPLLRGRVRLGAVSLEGLAVHLVGGRSGRGNWSPAKEGGSGGSPLAGVVGLAHGGLRVNDGKVIWEDRKAGRRLALKNLRLESGALAPGRRVPLALSADLRGRDSIPRGTVELTTALIGRPQEREYRARDLEADLSLRGRHLPGERIDGRLRVREILADLDAGRFRAGRVLLDALGLRMTGEAEGGRASGGTDWSGHWKAEVRDPGRAAAVLARLSLPRLPPGALERSYLRAGFRYSGASQSASLTDVRGSVAGLHVQGRLEGRSPLSDPALEGRLSLRVDHGRKVAGWLLRGAPEGFRAGGLEGGRVSARIAFGGAPQGLTLAGLEGRLGGLLFTGRAHSPDLRTYSGRLETAEFDPRSLANRLGLPLPPRSDPGVLRRAELAATFSGGSARIAFPQLHATLDRSRLTGGLLLVAGARQPRIGFDFHVNGLDLDAYLPRLQSAAPWPAGVAAAILTEVPVRTLRGLTLGGRLRVDGLRAGGVRMERLRASLHAARGRLRVESMHARLYRGRYRGRLQGDVTGRKPRLALQERISGVQVGPLQRDVAGKVLVDGVARLDLDLEARGRTPAEMVRTLEGTGGYLLREGNLVGLDLIERVRSYLSPLGGSGPAGGGAGTRFRSLQGTLEVRDGRIHSRDLKAMAALFRADGSGYVDLPEGHLDYALDLALRGKDEALPALLNGLVIPLRLHGPLADPRVDVQLGDMLGVGLDSGGTGPGDS, encoded by the coding sequence ATGAAACGAGTGCGGAGATTCCTGCTCGCCGGTCTGGCAGGGGTGGCGGCGCTGCTGCTGGTGGCCGCCGTGGCCGTTTCCTGGCTGGTGGACGCCAGTGCCTACCGGGGGGATCTGGAGGCGCTGGCGAGCCGCCATTTCGGCCGCCCGGTGGAGATCCAGGGCGTCATGCGCCTGGATCTTCTGCCCTGGCCCGGCCTGGAAATGCAGGAAGTGCGGTTGGCGGACGCTCCCGGGTTCGGGCCGCAGCCGCTGGCACGGGTGGCGCGGATCCATGGTCCGATTCGGCTGCTTCCCCTGCTCCGGGGGCGGGTTCGTCTGGGCGCCGTGTCGCTGGAAGGGCTGGCGGTGCACCTGGTCGGAGGCCGCAGCGGCCGTGGCAACTGGTCTCCGGCCAAGGAGGGAGGCTCAGGGGGGAGTCCACTTGCCGGCGTTGTCGGCCTGGCCCACGGCGGCCTCCGCGTCAACGACGGCAAGGTGATTTGGGAGGACCGCAAAGCGGGCCGACGCCTTGCGCTGAAAAACCTGCGCCTGGAGAGCGGTGCGCTGGCTCCGGGCCGCCGGGTGCCCCTGGCGCTGTCGGCGGATCTGCGCGGCCGGGACTCCATTCCGCGGGGCACGGTGGAGCTGACCACCGCTTTGATCGGGCGGCCCCAGGAGCGGGAATACCGGGCCCGGGATCTGGAGGCGGACCTGAGCCTGCGGGGACGCCACCTTCCCGGAGAGCGAATCGATGGGCGCCTGCGGGTGCGGGAGATCCTGGCGGATCTGGACGCCGGCCGGTTCCGGGCCGGCCGTGTGCTCCTGGACGCCCTCGGCTTGCGGATGACCGGGGAGGCGGAGGGGGGGCGCGCTTCCGGCGGGACCGATTGGAGCGGGCATTGGAAGGCGGAGGTCCGGGATCCAGGCCGCGCGGCGGCGGTCCTGGCCCGATTGTCCCTGCCCAGACTCCCTCCCGGAGCCCTGGAGCGTTCCTATCTGCGAGCCGGCTTCCGGTACTCGGGGGCCTCCCAAAGCGCGTCCCTCACGGATGTGCGGGGCTCGGTGGCCGGCCTGCACGTGCAAGGCAGGTTGGAGGGCCGTTCGCCGCTGTCCGACCCCGCGCTTGAAGGGAGGCTGTCGCTTCGTGTGGACCACGGCCGCAAGGTGGCGGGATGGCTGCTCCGGGGAGCCCCCGAGGGATTCCGGGCCGGCGGCCTGGAAGGGGGGCGGGTTTCCGCGCGGATCGCCTTCGGCGGCGCCCCGCAAGGTTTGACCCTGGCCGGTCTGGAGGGGCGGCTCGGCGGACTGCTCTTCACCGGCCGGGCCCATTCCCCGGACCTTCGCACGTACTCCGGGCGGCTGGAGACCGCGGAATTCGATCCGCGCTCCTTGGCCAACCGCCTGGGGCTGCCGCTTCCGCCGAGGTCGGATCCGGGCGTGCTCCGCCGGGCCGAGCTGGCCGCCACTTTCTCCGGCGGGTCCGCCCGCATTGCCTTCCCCCAACTTCACGCCACCCTGGATCGCTCGCGGCTCACCGGCGGCCTGCTCCTGGTGGCCGGTGCGCGCCAGCCGCGGATCGGATTCGATTTCCACGTAAACGGCCTGGATCTGGACGCGTATCTGCCCCGGTTGCAGTCGGCGGCGCCGTGGCCGGCCGGGGTGGCCGCCGCGATCCTTACCGAGGTTCCCGTGCGGACCCTGCGTGGATTGACCCTCGGCGGCCGTCTGCGGGTGGACGGTCTCAGGGCGGGCGGTGTCCGAATGGAGCGGCTACGGGCCAGCCTGCACGCCGCCCGCGGTCGGCTGCGGGTGGAGTCGATGCATGCCCGCTTGTACCGGGGGCGATACCGGGGCCGGCTGCAGGGGGACGTCACTGGGCGGAAGCCCAGGCTGGCGCTGCAGGAGCGGATCAGCGGCGTACAAGTGGGGCCCTTGCAGCGGGATGTGGCCGGTAAGGTGCTTGTGGACGGAGTGGCTCGGCTGGACCTGGACCTGGAGGCTCGGGGCCGCACCCCGGCGGAGATGGTGCGGACACTGGAGGGAACGGGCGGATATCTCCTTCGGGAGGGCAACCTCGTGGGCCTGGATTTGATTGAGCGGGTTCGGTCTTACCTATCCCCGCTGGGCGGAAGCGGTCCGGCCGGTGGGGGCGCGGGTACCCGCTTTCGTTCCCTCCAGGGCACCCTGGAGGTCCGGGACGGCCGCATCCATAGCCGGGACTTGAAGGCGATGGCGGCTCTCTTCCGCGCCGACGGAAGCGGTTATGTGGACCTGCCGGAAGGTCACCTGGACTATGCGCTCGATCTGGCCCTGCGGGGAAAGGACGAAGCGCTCCCAGCGCTCCTGAATGGCCTGGTGATCCCGCTCCGTCTGCACGGTCCCCTCGCCGACCCACGGGTGGATGTCCAGCTCGGAGACATGCTCGGCGTCGGGCTCGACAGCGGCGGGACGGGCCCTGGCGACTCCTGA
- a CDS encoding gamma-glutamylcyclotransferase family protein encodes MSTLHYLAFGSNLHPLRLGERVPSARLLGRVDLSGYQLAFHKRGYDGSGKGNLVYTGDSGDRAFGALFEIAAGEKPDLDAVEGEGYRDDRMEVQVNGRRYSAFVYLGEEDFIEPDLPPYDWYRDIVWHGARYQGAPADYLDRIAAVSCMADPDPDRRARCEALLARLK; translated from the coding sequence GTGTCTACGCTCCATTACCTGGCCTTCGGCTCCAATCTCCATCCGCTCCGGCTCGGCGAGCGGGTACCCTCCGCCCGGCTGCTGGGCCGGGTGGACCTGTCGGGCTATCAGCTTGCTTTCCATAAGCGCGGATACGATGGCTCCGGGAAAGGGAACCTGGTTTATACCGGGGATTCGGGGGACCGGGCGTTCGGAGCCCTGTTCGAGATAGCGGCCGGGGAAAAGCCCGATCTGGATGCCGTGGAGGGGGAGGGGTACCGGGACGACCGCATGGAGGTGCAGGTGAACGGCCGCCGCTACTCCGCGTTCGTGTATCTGGGCGAGGAGGACTTCATCGAACCGGACCTGCCGCCCTACGACTGGTACCGGGATATCGTCTGGCACGGCGCCCGCTACCAGGGCGCTCCGGCGGACTACCTGGACCGCATTGCCGCGGTTTCCTGCATGGCGGACCCGGATCCGGACCGCCGGGCGCGGTGCGAGGCACTGCTGGCGCGCCTGAAGTAA
- a CDS encoding peroxiredoxin family protein gives MAVARPGEVVANFRLTDRQGRPVSLWDYKHRRPVVLVLPERDASGLLSGFAEHYPDYRRSGGEVLALVPGTAPAAELPFPVLRDPRGATGDRMTRNRPSVLVLDSYGELFARWEGAEAAAPDHGEIADWLFFTQVQCEECGIMAPHWRRTEA, from the coding sequence ATGGCTGTTGCCCGACCCGGAGAAGTCGTCGCCAACTTCCGACTGACGGACCGCCAGGGGCGGCCTGTGTCCCTTTGGGACTACAAACATCGGCGTCCCGTGGTCCTGGTGCTGCCGGAACGGGACGCATCGGGGCTGCTGAGCGGGTTCGCCGAGCATTACCCGGACTACCGCCGGTCCGGGGGCGAGGTCCTCGCACTGGTGCCCGGCACCGCGCCCGCGGCGGAACTGCCTTTCCCGGTGCTTCGGGACCCCCGCGGTGCTACCGGGGACCGGATGACCCGGAACCGTCCCTCGGTCCTGGTCCTCGACTCCTACGGGGAGCTGTTCGCTCGCTGGGAGGGAGCGGAAGCGGCGGCCCCCGATCACGGCGAGATCGCCGACTGGCTGTTCTTCACCCAGGTCCAGTGCGAGGAATGCGGCATCATGGCCCCCCATTGGCGGCGCACCGAAGCCTGA
- the glpK gene encoding glycerol kinase GlpK gives MSRVILALDQGTTGSTALVFDRRGEAVGRAYQELIQSYPHPGWVEHDPEEIWRGSLRVMAAALANAGVAGRDVAAIGITNQRETTVVWDRASGAPVHPAIVWQSRQTAGICQELQEAGLEPFFRERTGLVVDAYFSGTKIRWILDRYPEARRKAEAGEVLFGTVETWLLWKLTGGAVHATEPTNASRTLLYNIHRREWDPELLEALRVPAAMLPEVRPSAGELGRTVALEGLPSGIPIAGMAGDQQAALYAQQCWEPGQAKNTYGTGSFVLMNMGDRHPISSHGLLTTLCCDADGRPAYALEGAVFVTGAAVQWLRDGLGIVEDASETEALAASLADNEGVYLVPAFAGLGAPYWDMEARAALLGMTRGTGRAHLARAALESMAYQTRDVMDAMNADAETPVAELRVDGGASANNLLMQFQADILGVPVDRPRLVETTAAGSAFLAGLSVGFWSGTRELAGARSRERLFEPRMEAAERERLYSGWREAVARIRHGPSS, from the coding sequence ATGAGCCGAGTCATTCTGGCCCTGGATCAGGGCACCACGGGAAGCACGGCCCTGGTATTCGACCGCCGGGGCGAGGCGGTGGGCCGCGCCTATCAGGAGCTTATCCAGTCCTATCCCCATCCCGGCTGGGTGGAGCACGACCCCGAGGAGATCTGGCGGGGTAGCCTGCGGGTCATGGCAGCGGCGTTGGCGAACGCAGGCGTTGCCGGCCGGGACGTGGCCGCCATCGGCATAACCAACCAGCGCGAGACCACGGTGGTCTGGGACCGGGCCAGCGGCGCCCCGGTGCATCCTGCCATCGTCTGGCAGAGCCGCCAGACGGCGGGCATCTGCCAGGAGCTGCAGGAAGCGGGGCTAGAGCCTTTTTTCCGGGAACGGACCGGACTGGTGGTGGATGCTTACTTCTCCGGAACCAAGATCCGCTGGATCCTCGACCGCTATCCGGAGGCCCGGAGAAAGGCCGAGGCGGGCGAGGTGCTGTTCGGCACCGTGGAGACCTGGCTGCTCTGGAAGCTCACCGGCGGGGCGGTGCATGCCACGGAGCCCACCAACGCCTCCCGCACCCTGCTGTACAACATCCACCGACGGGAATGGGATCCCGAGCTGCTTGAGGCGCTGCGGGTGCCAGCCGCCATGCTGCCCGAGGTGCGCCCGAGCGCGGGGGAGCTCGGCCGGACGGTGGCCCTGGAGGGGCTGCCGAGCGGCATCCCCATCGCCGGCATGGCCGGGGATCAGCAGGCCGCCCTGTACGCCCAGCAGTGCTGGGAGCCGGGCCAGGCGAAGAACACCTACGGGACGGGCTCGTTCGTGCTCATGAATATGGGGGACCGGCACCCCATAAGCAGCCACGGCCTGCTGACCACCCTCTGCTGCGACGCCGACGGGCGTCCCGCCTACGCCCTGGAGGGGGCGGTTTTCGTAACGGGGGCGGCGGTGCAGTGGCTGCGCGACGGGCTCGGCATCGTTGAGGACGCCTCGGAGACGGAGGCCCTGGCCGCCAGCCTAGCGGACAACGAGGGGGTCTATCTGGTGCCGGCTTTCGCCGGGCTGGGGGCGCCTTATTGGGACATGGAGGCGCGGGCGGCCCTTCTCGGCATGACGCGGGGTACCGGGCGCGCCCACCTGGCCCGGGCCGCTCTGGAAAGCATGGCCTACCAGACCCGCGACGTAATGGACGCCATGAACGCCGACGCCGAGACGCCGGTGGCCGAGCTGCGCGTGGACGGCGGCGCGTCGGCCAACAATCTACTGATGCAGTTCCAGGCCGATATTCTGGGCGTGCCCGTGGACCGGCCGCGCCTGGTGGAGACCACGGCCGCCGGGAGTGCCTTCCTGGCCGGCCTGAGCGTGGGCTTCTGGTCGGGTACCCGGGAGCTGGCCGGTGCCCGCAGCCGAGAACGCCTGTTCGAGCCGCGCATGGAGGCGGCAGAGCGGGAACGGCTCTATTCGGGCTGGCGGGAGGCGGTGGCGCGAATCCGCCACGGGCCCTCTTCCTGA
- a CDS encoding class I SAM-dependent methyltransferase — protein sequence MSQTTVESHYTRGDLESALFQALEAAGLDPAHLHPDDLAPVDEFHIRGAEATREMIHLAGFSAEDHVLDVGSGIGGPSRQLARQCGCRVTGLDLTSEYCALARTLAERVGLAKRVEYRQGDAQAMPFEDNAFDGVWTQHMSMNVADKDSLYGEIRRVLRPGGRLAMYEIVAGRGGTVHFPVPWARSPEISHLTTAENLEVDLRARGLEVRYWNDATSPAAAFFSAMLDRVRENGPPPLGLHILLGPDMREMAANMLRNLEEDRIRVVQVVMEG from the coding sequence ATGTCCCAAACAACCGTAGAATCCCACTACACCCGCGGCGACCTGGAAAGCGCCCTGTTCCAGGCACTGGAAGCCGCCGGTCTTGATCCCGCCCACCTCCACCCGGACGACTTGGCGCCCGTGGACGAATTCCACATCCGAGGCGCCGAGGCTACCCGCGAGATGATCCACCTGGCCGGCTTCAGCGCCGAAGACCACGTCCTCGACGTGGGCAGCGGCATCGGCGGGCCCTCCCGCCAGCTTGCTCGGCAATGCGGCTGCCGGGTCACGGGCCTGGACCTGACCAGCGAGTACTGCGCGCTGGCTCGCACCCTCGCCGAACGGGTCGGGCTGGCGAAGCGGGTGGAATACCGGCAGGGGGACGCGCAGGCCATGCCCTTCGAAGACAATGCCTTCGACGGGGTCTGGACGCAGCACATGTCCATGAACGTGGCGGACAAGGACAGTCTGTATGGGGAAATCCGGCGCGTCCTGCGTCCGGGCGGGCGCCTGGCCATGTACGAGATCGTGGCGGGCCGCGGCGGTACTGTGCATTTCCCGGTGCCCTGGGCGCGCAGCCCGGAGATCAGCCACCTGACCACCGCCGAGAACCTGGAGGTGGACCTCCGCGCCCGGGGGCTCGAGGTCCGCTACTGGAATGACGCCACCAGCCCGGCGGCGGCCTTCTTCTCGGCCATGCTGGACCGGGTCCGGGAGAACGGCCCGCCGCCGCTCGGCCTGCACATCCTGTTGGGGCCGGACATGCGGGAGATGGCAGCCAACATGCTGCGCAACCTGGAGGAGGACCGTATACGGGTGGTCCAGGTGGTGATGGAGGGCTGA
- a CDS encoding Rho termination factor N-terminal domain-containing protein yields the protein MDMTEIRAIARRKGIKPAKARKAELIHRIQRAEGNFDCFASAEAGYCDQPACLWREDCFRQARKRGGLSP from the coding sequence ATGGACATGACGGAGATCCGGGCAATCGCCCGGAGGAAGGGTATCAAGCCGGCGAAAGCCCGCAAGGCCGAGCTCATCCACCGTATTCAGCGGGCGGAGGGCAACTTCGACTGCTTCGCCTCCGCCGAGGCCGGCTACTGCGACCAGCCGGCCTGTCTTTGGCGGGAGGACTGCTTCAGGCAGGCCCGGAAGCGCGGCGGGCTTTCTCCCTAG